CAAGCGGCAATGGGAGCTTCAATCGATGATCATTCCCGGCGTTATCTTCATGTTTATCTTCTGCTACATCCCGATTTACGGTTTGACGATTGCGTTTAAGAACTACACCGTTATCGATACGTTGGATTCCGCTCCGTGGGTGGGGCTGGATAATTTCAAAATTATTTTGTCGGACAAGTATTTTTGGGATTCCGTCGTTAACACGCTGGGCATCAGCTTCTTGAAATTGGCGATCGGCTTTGTCATTCCGATCATTCTGGCCATTATGATTTATGAGGTCGGCATGGGGCGTTTCAAAAAATTCGTCCAAACCGTGTCGTATCTGCCTCACTTCTTGTCCTGGATCGTATTGGGCGGCATGCTCATTACCTGGTTCTCGACATCCGGCTTGTTCAACGAGATATTGCTTAGTCTGGGCCTGATCTCGCAGCCGCAAAACATTTTGCTCGACCCGAGCAAATACTGGTGGATCGCGACTTTGTCGGATATATGGAAAGAGGCCGGATGGGGAACGATTCTGTATCTGGCGATCATGGCCAAGATTGATCCGACCTACTATGAGGCCGCAAGAATTGACGGGGCTAGCCGACTAAGACAGATTTGGAACATCACCTTACCGAACATGAAGATGATTATCAGCTTGAACCTGATCCTGACTGTAAGCGGTTTATTGGGATCGAATCTGGATCAAACCCTGGTGCTCATGAATTCGCAGAACCGGGAAAAGGCCGAGGTCATTAACTCGTACGTGTACCGGATGGGTATGACGCAGGGCGATTTCTCTTATGCGACCGCCGTTGGTTTGGGTGTATCCATCATCTCCGTCATTCTGCTTGTTACGGCCAACAAAGTGACCAGTAAATTGAATGATAATCAATCCGTCCTGTAGGTCATGCAAAAGGGAGGCATTACGGTGAATTTGAAAGCAGCAAAAGGGGATCTCGATAGCCGGATCTTTGATACGATCAACATCATTTTACTGGTTACGTTTACCATCATCATTGTCGTTCCGTTATGGAACGTTGTCGTTTCATCCTTTAGCTCGGGCAGGTCTCTTGCCGAGGGCGGGTTCATCTTCTGGCCTACCGAATTCTCGCTTGAGAATTATCAGGCCGTGTTCAGGGATGCAAACATATGGAATGCCTTTTTCATCTCGGTGGCCAAAACCGTGATTGGTGTCATCACGCACGTGTTCTTCTGTGCCATGGTGGGTTACGGCTTGAGTAAAAAATACGTCCGCGGCCGCAAGTTCTATGTCGCAATGGGTGTCGTCACCATGTTTTTCTCGGGCGGCATGATTCCGACGTATTTGTTAATCAAAGACTTGGGGCTGTTAAACAGCTTCTGGGTTTATATTATCCCCGCTCTATTAAGCTTTTACGATGTCATTATTCTGATGAACTTCTTCCGAAACGTGCCGGATTCCCTGGAAGAGTCGGCGAAGATCGACGGCGGGGGCGACTGGAGGATTTTCCTGAGCATCTTTATTCCTCTTTCCATGCCGGCCATGGCGACGATTGCCTTGTTTAACGGGGTCGGGCAATGGAATGATTTTATGACAACCAAATTGTATATCACGGACCAAGCGCTCTATCCATTACAGATGATGCTGTATGAGATTATTGTGCAGTCCCAGACGCAATCGATGCAAAACATCGGGTCCGTCGCGATCCAGACGACCACCAAAGGGGTCCAACTAGCAACCATTGTCGTGACGACGCTGCCAATTGTTGTGATGTATCCAATATTACAGAGATATTTTATCTCCGGCATGATGCTCGGAGCTGTTAAAGAGTAGAGAAGCTGCTCTTTAAAGGAGTGGAGCAGAAGCAAGCCTGTAAAAGATTGGGGTCTAACAAGTAAGCGCTTTTATTTAAAAGGGAGGGTTACAGGATGTTGATGAACAAAGCTTTTGGCAAGAAAGGACTTACGCTGATTACGGCACTGATGGCAGTTGTGCTGGTTGTGAGCGGCTGCGGCGGATCAGGCGGCAATTCCGGCTCCAAGAAGGAAAATTGGGTTTCGATCGAGGGTCGTTATACACCGGATCCCGAGACGCCGGCTTGGCAGCTGGATAAAAAAGAAGAGACGACCGAGCTGACTTGGTACGTGAATGCGGACTGGTGGAACACGGATTTTGGCAAGGACGTTGTAACCAAGAAGATTAAGGAAGACCTGAACATCAATATCAAATTCATCACGGGTGACGACACCAAGCTGAATACGTTTTTTGCCGGTGGGGAGATGCCGGATCTGATCACGACGTTTGACTCCAACTCCCCGGTCGTGCAGAAGGCGGCGACATGGGCGCTGCCGCTGAACGATCTTGCCGAGAAATATGATCCATACTTCAATAAGGTAGCGGCGCAGGATACGCTCAACTGGTTCCAACTGAAGGATGGCAAAACCTACGGATATCCGAACTACTCCAATACGCAGGAAGACTATGACAGCGGTAACATTCCGGCCAAAACGGCATTTATTATCCGCAAGGATGTTTACGAAGCGTTAGGTAAGCCTGTTATGGGAACGCCGGAAGAGTTCCAGGCCGTTCTCGCTGATATCAAGAAGCAATTTCCTGCTCTGATTCCACTCGGCTTCAACTCCATTGGTGAAGGAACGGGCTCGCTTGGCGACGTGCTGCAGGATTTCATCGGCGTGCCGTTGGAGGAGAATGGCGGTTTCTATAACCGTAACCTGGATGAAGATTATCTGACTTGGGTGAAAGCGTTCAATACCGTGTACCGGGACGGCGCGATTAGCGATGACAGTTTTGCCGATGACGGAACGGCTTTTGAAGAGAAGGTTAAAGCAGGCAAATACGCAACGATTATGCTAGACGGTACGCCGCAGCAGGGCGGTAACCTGCAAAGCTTCTACAGCAACAATAAAGGGAAAGAGTACATTGCAATTGACGGGCCGCAAAGCACGGCAGGGCGTAAGCCGATGTTGAATCAATCCGGCATCACCGGCTGGATGATTAGCTTCATTACGAAAAAAAATGCAGATCCTGCCAAGTCCATTCAGCTGTTCACGTACCTGCTAAGCGAAGAAGGACAAATGCTGATGAACTATGGCATCGAAGGCGAGACCTACCAAGTGAATGCGGACGGAACGGTTGAGTTCCTCCCTGCCGTGAAGGATCTTCAGATGAACAATCCGGATACGTTCAAGAAGGATTACCGCATGGGCGAATTCATGTTCTTCGGGCATGACCGCCATAAAGCGCTGAGCGGGGATGCTTTCCCGGATGCGATCAAGCAAATGCAGGAATGGGGAAAAGGCAAGCTGACGCCGCACTTTATTTTGGAGAATATCAACCCGGATCAGGGAACGCCGGAAGCGCGCTCTCTGACAGCCATCAATACAAAATGGAACTCCACGCTTGTCAGCATGATTCGTTCCAAGGATGATGCAGCCTACAACAACCTCTTAAACGAATACAAAAAGTTCCTGGACGATAACAACTGGGATAAAATCGTCGAAGTCCGCAATGAGAAGATGAAGGCGAACAAAGAGAAGCTGGGCCTGAAATGAGTTAACGTTTATGGATGGGAGAGCCCCTTTCTTGACAGGGAAGGGGCTCTTTCCAAGTTAACTTTCAAATAGGGCGGGATAGGAAAGCCAGAAGACCATAAGAAACCTGGAGGGAAACAGCATGCTGAACATGACCATCTACCAGTCAAACGGGGAAGAGGAATTATTCGTTAGGAAAGACAAGGAGCAGCTAGCTCCCGGAACTTCGGACGCGCAGCATACGGTTGTTATCGATGAGGAGCAGACGTTTCAGGAGATGGACGGCTTCGGCGCGTCCTTCACGGACTCCGCTGCTTATCTGATCCATCAAGTGCTGGAGACGAAGCAGCGTTCGGAGCTCATGACACGATTGTTCGATCCGAACGAAGGTATCGGGTTATCCGTACTCCGCCAACCGATGGGCGCATCCGATTACGCGCGAGACTTCTACAGCTACAATGATATGCCTGAGGGCCAAACGGATGTGGAACTGAATCAGTTCTCCATTGCGCATGACGAGGAAGATATCATTCCTCTCCTGAAGGAAGCGCTGCGGTTGAACCCGGATGTCAAGCTAATGGGTTCCCCATGGAGTCCGCCAGGCTGGATGAAAACGAGCGGGTCGATGATCGGCGGAGAGCTGAAACTTGAATACTATGCGGTGTATGCTAATTATTTTGTACGTTACATTCAGGGGTATGAAGCCAACGGGCTGCCGATTTATGCGATCACGCCGCAAAATGAGGCATTGTATTCGCCAGGACATTACCCCGGCATGATCATGCTGCCCGAGGCGCAAAGCGATTTCATCAAGAACCATCTGAAGCCGCAATTCGTTAAGAACGGCATTGATACAAAAATCCTTTGTTATGACCATAACTGGGACAAGCCGGACTACCCGCTGACCGTTTTTGAGCAAGCGGGTGACGCCGTGGATGGTGTCGCTTGGCACTGGTACGGCGGCAAGCCGTCGGCCCAATCCGAAGTGTTCGATGCATTTCCGGGGAAAGAGGTTCATTTCACGGAAGGATCAGGCGGGGAGTGGATTCCGCCGTTCGAGCAGGCCTTCTCCAATGTGATGCGAACCGGAATCGAGATACTCCGCAATCACAGCAAGTCTTATGTGCTGTGGAACATGGCGCTGGACGAGAAGAACGGACCTGCCGTGCCGGGCTTTGGCAAAAGCACCTGCCGCGGCATTGTGACGGTGAATCAGCAAACGAAGGAGCTTACCTATACGCTGGATTTCTATGCACTGGCGCATTTTAGCAAGGTGATCCGTCCGAAAGCGGTTCGTATTGCTTCTACCAGCGATGAGTCCATCCGTTCGGTAGCATTCAAGAATACGGACGGTTCGATTGCCGTCGTTATGTTTAACGACAGCGAGCAAGAGGAGAATGCTGCACTGCATATGCAGGGAACGGAGCGGCTTAACCTCCGCCTTGCACCGAAAAGTGCCGTGTCCGTTTTAATAGAGGAGTAATTCTGAGGCAACAGTTCATAGATTTAGACAAGATAAGGCACCTTTGTCGGCGCCGTTAGCCCTTTCGGTTGATGGTTGCCTCGGCGTAGGTGTCTTTTCATATATAGAGTTGGTTATTTCATATAGAAACGGTAGAATAATAACAAGAATAAGGTTTACCAAAGAAAATACAGGTGACAATCATGACCATTAAAACGTTATTTATTGCTCCGTATCCCGCTATGAGCCATTTAATAGAAGAATGCCGGAAGGAAGAGCCGGAGCTGGAAGTCCGAGTCGAGGTCGGCAATTTACTAGAAGCGGTTCCTCTGGCAAAAGAAGGCGAACGCCTGGGATATGACGTGATCATTAGCCGGGGCGGTACGGCCAAGCTGATCGAGCCCGAGGTGGGCATTCCCGTTATCGATGTCCATGTTTCAGGCTATGACATGCTGCGCGTGCTCACCTTGGCCAATCATTTTCCAGGCAAAAAAGCCATTGTGGGCTTCTCCAATATTACGCTCGGAGCCAAAGCCATTACCGATGTGCTGGATATCGAGGTGGATGTGTTCACGGTAGAGAAGGCGCAAGAGGTGGACCGGCTGCTGGAGGATCTGAAGGCGAAGGGCTTCGAATTAATCATGGGCGATGTGGTGACGATGGAGGCAGCCGCCAAGCACCACTTGGAAGGGATTCTGATCCAATCCGGGCGCGAGGCCATTTTCGATGCGTTTCAAAAGGCCAAGTCGGCGTTTCGGTTACATGAACGGACGCAGTGGGAAATATCCTTTCTGCAAACACTGCTGGAGGAAACGGCCGCGAACCTTACCGTATTGGATGCTGAGGGAGAGGTTGTATATGAACAGTGGCCGGATTTCGGTTCCTGTCCGCTCCCTGTGGAAGCCTTACAAGCCGATCTTCGGCTAAACCGGGAGGCGGAGGCCTCCATCCTGATACATGAAAACGGAACCCGGAAGCTTAAACAGAAAAGGACGCTGAAAGTGATACAGGGAAAACGGTACTACCTGTACACTTTTTCCGAGGTGAAGCAGAATGGGGAGGCCGCAGGCTATCATGTCGAGGCGATCACCCAATTGCCGATGTTGATTTCGCAAAGCGAAGCGATGCACGGTTGCCTGCAGCGGATCGAGGATCTACTGGACAGCCGCATCCTGATTCTCATCGGTGAAGCCGGAACAGGCAAGCAGCTGCTCTCCCGGTATATTCATTACCGCAAGAACGAAGGCCAGGGCTTGTATGTCCGGCTTACCGCAAAGCAGGCCATGGCCTTGTCGGGAAAAGACGAAGAAGAAGCTTGGGACAACGATATCCGCACGCTCTACATCCATGGATTGGAAACGATCGCTCCACAAGAAATGACGAATTTGAAGCCGTGGATGAACGAGATGAAAGACCGGGGGTTCACGATCATCCTCTCGCTGGAAAAGGATGATTCGAATTATCATCCACTCCTGCTGGACGAGGAGGCGGCAAGAATCGCCGTGCCGGCTCTGCGTGAGCGCAGGGAGGACATCAAGCCGCTGGTGACTTATTATATTGCGTCCTATCATGGAACGTTAGGGACTTCACCAATCAAGATCAAGGATGAAGCGATTCTCCTGCTGACCCAGTACGATTGGCCGGGCAACGTGTCGGAACTGAAAATCCTGCTCCAGGACGCAGTGACGGAGGAGAAGGGCTACGTGATCGGCAAGCCACTCATTTCCCGGCTTCTAGCCAAGAAGGAAGAACATCCGTCAGCTGCGATGGGCCCTGAGTTTCTTCGCGGTACGCTGGATGAGATCGAGAAGAGGATTATCGACGCGATTATGGAGGAAGAACAATTTAATCAGACGAAGGTTGCGGAACGGCTCGGAATCAACCGTTCGACCCTGTGGAGAAAGCTGAAACAATAGTTTCAGCTTTTTTTGTTTTGCGATCAATAGATCCCTCCGTTTCGGTAGATATTAGGGGAGTAGGAATATATTACAACAAGCTAGAGACAGCGCTGCAATCAATTGTTTAAATTTGCAACAATTAATCCTTAATATGTTGCAAATTTAATTGAATGCACTTACAATTATCCATGCAAGCGATTTCAAAATGAAATCACTGTTTAATATTGAAACAATTATTAAAGGGGTGTTACAATAATGAAGATTAAAGCGACGTTGGATCGGATTCCTGGAGGTATGATGGTGGTGCCGTTGCTTATTGCAGCAGTCATCAACACCTTTGCACCGGATCTACTCCGGATCGGGAATTTCACGGAGTCTCTATTTGTAAACGGTTCAAGTACATTGATTGCGCTGTTCCTCCTCTGTACGGGGGCACAGATTAACGTCAAGTCCTTTGGTGTTTCCGTCGGAAAAGGGGCCACGCTGCTTGTCACGAAGTGGGTGGTCGGCGCAGCGTTCGGTCTGATTGCTTACCTGTTTGCCGGAGAGAATGGATTGTGGCTGGGTTTGGCGCCGATTGCCGTCATTGCGGCGATGACCAACAGTAATGGGGGATTGTTCGTAGCCTTGGTAGGCCAATACGGCAGTAAGGAAGACCGTGCCGCCTATTCACTGCTTGCCCTGAATGACGGACCTTTCCTCACCATGGTTGCGTTATCGATCTTCGGCGCCATGGGATTCGTGGACGGCATGTTCTCCTTCGTGTCCTTTATCTCCGTTCTTCTTCCGATTATTGTAGGGATGGTGCTGGGTAATCTGGATGAAGAGATGCGCAAGTTTTTGGACAAAGGCAGCTCCATGCTGATTCCGTTCTTTGCATTTGCGCTCGGAATGGGCATTGACTTCGGAGCGATCGTGGATGGCGGCTTGTCGGGTATCATTCTTGGATTACTGACGGTTTTTGTTACAGGTACGGCAGGATACTTTGTGTTTAAAGCATTGAAATGGAATCCGATCGTGGGGGCTGCGGAAGGCTCCACAGCCGGTAATGCCGTGGCTACGCCTGCCGCGATTGGGGTGGCGAATGCATCCTTTGCGGCATTTACCGATATTGCGACGGTGCAGGTTGCAGCGTCCGTGGTAACGACCGCCATCCTGCTTCCTTTATATGTCGGATTTTTAGTGAAGCGTCTAGAGAAGAAAGGGCACTCATTTGATACAAATACAGCAGATGCCGAATCATAGAAGGTGTGATGAAATGTGATAAAACAAATTGGAATCATCGCGGACGATTTGACCGGTGCGAATGACTCTGGCGTACAATTGGCGAAGAAGGGACTGGTTTCCACCGTTGTATTCGATCATCGCCATTACCGTCAGGACACCCGTGCCGAAGTGTTGATCGTGGATACGGATAGCAGGGCGAAACGCAGCGTGGACGCCTATGAAGCGGCGTACGAAGCCGCTCATTTCCTTGAAGAGCAGGGTTGCCGCCACATCTACAAGAAGCTGGACTCCACCTTGCGCGGGAATGTTGCAGAGGAACTGCGGGCGGTGCAGAAGGTATTCCAACCGGACTTGGTGCTGATCGCCCCGGCTTTTCCAAAAATGAACCGTACGACGGTACAGGGACATCACTATGTTCAAGGTGTACTGATCACCGAGACGGAGTTTGCCAAGGATCCCAAAACGCCCGTCATGGAAAGCTATATCCCGAAGCTGCTGCAGAAGGAAGGAGAGCCTGAGGCGGTGCTGGTTTCATCAAGTCAAGTGCGACAGCCCGCCGAGCAATTTATGCCATGGCTCCAATCCAAGCTAGCGGAAGGTCAAACCTGGTTTGTATGCGATAGTGAGACGGAAGCGGATTTGCAGGCGATATCGGCATTATTTTCACAGCTGGACAAGAAGATTCTATGGGCTGGTTCTGCCGGACTAATCGAATACTTGCCGGAGGCGCTGTCTCTGACTTCCATGGAGAAGGGGAGCCAAGACTGGGCCCAGGCGGATAAGGCGCTGATCGTATCAGGAAGCTTGTCCCAAACGACCCGGCGACAGCTTCGTGCCGTCGAAGATATGCCTGACTCGTTGATGCTGGAGATCGATCCGGCCGCACTGATTCGTGAAACTTACGATACAGAGGAGGCCCTGCAGCAAATCGCACAGGATATGGACAAGCGCTACCTGGTCCTGTACGTGGACGCTTCGGAAGAAAACCGCAGACTTGCAAAAGAAGCAGGGGATGAGCGAGGATTATCTTCAACCGAGGTAAGCGAAGCGATCTCCCTGGGACTCGGAAGAATGACAAAAGCCATTTTACAGGCATACGCTGAGATCCAGGGGTTGGTATTAACCGGCGGTGATACGGCTAAGGCTATCTGTATCGAACTTGGAATGGGAGAAATGCAGCTGTATTCGGAAGTAGAGCCCGGCCTGCCGTTCGGAAGGCTTCAGGGCATGGAGAAAGGTTACTGGACCGTCACCAAAGCCGGGGGCTTCGGCAATGATCAATCCCTGGTAGATTCCTTGCACTATATAACAAATAAGAAAAAGGTGAGAACATGAGCCAGCATAAACCGGTTATCGGGATTACAATGGGAGACGCCGCAGGCGTAGGTCCTGAAATTATACTCAAGAGCCTCATGAATGAGGAGATGTATCATATTAGTCACCCGGTTGTGATCGGGGACGTGAAGATATTGGAGCGGGCAAAGGCCTTTGTGGGCAGTGACTTGGCTATAGAAGTGATTACTGCCGATGAGCTCGAGCAGGTGGACTACCGTTTTGGCACGGTTCATGTGCTTGATCTGGATCTGCTCCCAGCGGACTTGCCGATTGGACAAGTTGCTCCGGAAGCTGGACACGCCGCGTTTAAATTTTTGGAGACGGCCATCGAATTGGCGAAGGATCATAAAATTCAGGCTATATGCACCGCTCCGCTGAATAAGGAAGCCCTGCATAAAGGGGGCCATAAATATCCGGGCCATACGGAGATTCTGGCGGATTTGACCGGAACGACGGACTACTCCATGATGCTGTCTGCACCGAATCTGAAGGTCATTCACGTTACGACGCATGTTGGCATCATCGACGCTGTCCGTTCGATAAACCCGGAGCGCGTATACCATGTCATTAAGCTTGCTCATGAGACACTGCAGAAGTCCGGCATCGCCGCTCCGCGGATTGCCGTTTGCGGAATCAATCCTCACGCCGGCGAGAACGGATTGTTCGGATATGGCGAAGAGGAAGAGAAAGTCATACCTGGCGTCGAGAAGGCACAGGCGGAAGGAATCCAGGTCGTAGGCCCGCTGCCGGCCGATACGCTGTTCTTCCGGACGGTTCGCGGTGACTTTGACATCGTAGTGGCTATGTATCACGATCAGGGGCATGGTCCCGTCAAAGTGCTTGGCTTGGATGCAGGCGTCAACATTACCGTTGGCCTTCCGATTATCCGCACCAGCGTCGATCACGGAACGGCGTTCGACATTGCCGGTCAAGGCATCGCCGACGAGAAAAGCTTGATGGAAGCGATCCGTCAGGCGGCGGAGCTGGCGCCTAAAGTCTAATGATGTTGTTGATGGGCGGGTATAGCGGCCGCCATTACCTTTTTAATCGAAGTGACAGCAGAAGATTCCGCAGGAATCAAGCTGTCCATGACAAAAAGATGACTCCACCTGTGGGGTCATCTTTTTTTATTGTTCCTCCAGTCTGTTTGCTGTAACGGAATTCGTTCCTCATGACTGGGATAGTCCAAACACGTAAGACTCCCAGCCTGAAAATGTACGGAACCGCTTGAGCAGAGCCCGCAAGAAACTAAAGATGATGCTGGAGAAGAAGCTGGAAGCGATACGGGATGGCAGGGAAAGGGCGATAAAAGGTGCGCATCCGTCCCCTTGACTTTATCCACTGTGAAGTTCAAGTATGATTTTTCGCTAACATGAAAAGCTCGGATAACCCCAATGAAGAGAAAGGGTGTTTTGGTGACGTCTTTGAATGGGAAGCCTCGGCTGCCGCGAAAAAATCGCGGCTTTTTTTGTATAACAATATAAACATCGTGCCCAAGGCCCAATGAGCAAAGAGTGGCCCTTTAGTCTGTTTAGCTCAAAGTGTATCTTTAGTAATGCTTTTCATAAATAGAAGATTAGAGTACTAGTAGTGCCGAAATCAAATTATAGGTCCCAGGGAGGGTGGGATTGGTATAATATGGCTGTTTTTTTTGCATTTGAAGGACATATGTAGAAGGATGTCGTATTCCCACACCATAAAATCTTTCTTAGTGGGTTACCGTGGGGCAAGTCTTTTTTTGATTAGAGTTCCATCAGAATGGCTTTCCTTTCATGGTAACTCGCAAGCTTAACTGTCAGAGTGAGAGGGGTGATCATCCGAGTACAACTAACAGCTTGAAATGAATCAAGGACATCCGCTGGGTCCTGGGCGAAAGACAGCAAACAGCTCTGTTTCATTTGCTACATAGAGCACCTTCATGTTCTTTGTATTTGCACCGGCTGATGCTTTGGTTCATTGATCAATTAACGCGTTACATAATGATGCTAAAGGAGACCTCGTTACATACACAAGCGAAGTAACTCTTAAAGAGATCATGCAGAATTTTGAAAAAGGTTAGATTGTGTGAGGAATGGGTAGAAACGTCGAATTGTGCGGTTTTCGGTATAAACAACAAGGCAGGAAGTCAGTTGTCTTTCTCTTAACTTGCAATTAGCAACACAATGCCTTTTACCACGCACCCGCCATGCTGCAACCTACACGGTTCGCAATATGGATGTTGGTTTAGTCGACGGATTAATTATTTGACAGCATTGGAATGGCCCCAAAGCCTTCCCATTGAAGATAGGGAGGAAACAATGAAAAGAAAACCGATAATCAATCGGCGGTTTAAGTATTTGATGGCTGTTTTCATCATTTTGTTTGGTCAGATTCTACCTCTATACCCTCAAAATGCAGAGGCTGCAGCAGGAAAATGGCTGAATTTTAAATATGATGGATTCCCCGAAGATACTTTCAAACAATCGTTTACCGTTAATGGCGCTGCCCAGGTGCCTCCAGGGGAGAATTTTATACGATTGACACCGGCGACTACACAACAAAGCGGATCTGTATTTAACAATACCGCGCTTTGTCCTAGAGATAACTATTCATTCAGTACAGCCTTTTCGTTTAAAATGAGTAATCCAAGTTCTCAAGGTCCAAGCGACGGATTGACCTTTACGATCCAGGCTGGAAAGACCAGTCAGCATGCAGAAGGAGGCGGCTTGGGATATTACGGTATCCAACCGAGTTTTGCCGTTAAATATGACACATTTCTAAACACTGTATATAAGGATCCTTCTGCAAACTACGTTGGACTTGCGGTAAATGGGACGGTAACCAATGATCAAGCAGGCTGGTTTACCGATTTAGGTCCGTATAATACGGCGAATAACACGAACTATGTATTGTCTAACGGAACCATGTACTACACGTGGATCGAATACAATGGTTCAACTCAGAATGTTCAGGTTTATCTGGGCACTTCGCCGGATAGGGTAAATGCCAGAAAGATAATAGATGTCAATGACATCGATCTTAGTTCGATATTTAACGGACAATCGTTTTTTGCCGGTTTTACGGGATCAACAGGGTCTCCGAATTACGAGACTCATGATATCCATAGCTGGTATTTTGTGAATGAGTACGCTCCGATTGAAACGCTCAATCCGCAAAATGATTACGAACTGAACCAGCCGCCAACCGTGCCGGGTGATTCAAAAATCACGGCGGTAAACACCCCCGTATCCGGACAAGTAAACGGCACGGACCCAGATGGAGATTCATTGACGTACGCCAAAGGCGCGACAGATCCTCAGAACGGAACTGTGACGGTTAATGCGGACGGAACTTGGACTTACACTCCA
Above is a window of Paenibacillus sp. FSL K6-1330 DNA encoding:
- a CDS encoding four-carbon acid sugar kinase family protein — encoded protein: MIKQIGIIADDLTGANDSGVQLAKKGLVSTVVFDHRHYRQDTRAEVLIVDTDSRAKRSVDAYEAAYEAAHFLEEQGCRHIYKKLDSTLRGNVAEELRAVQKVFQPDLVLIAPAFPKMNRTTVQGHHYVQGVLITETEFAKDPKTPVMESYIPKLLQKEGEPEAVLVSSSQVRQPAEQFMPWLQSKLAEGQTWFVCDSETEADLQAISALFSQLDKKILWAGSAGLIEYLPEALSLTSMEKGSQDWAQADKALIVSGSLSQTTRRQLRAVEDMPDSLMLEIDPAALIRETYDTEEALQQIAQDMDKRYLVLYVDASEENRRLAKEAGDERGLSSTEVSEAISLGLGRMTKAILQAYAEIQGLVLTGGDTAKAICIELGMGEMQLYSEVEPGLPFGRLQGMEKGYWTVTKAGGFGNDQSLVDSLHYITNKKKVRT
- the pdxA gene encoding 4-hydroxythreonine-4-phosphate dehydrogenase PdxA, whose protein sequence is MSQHKPVIGITMGDAAGVGPEIILKSLMNEEMYHISHPVVIGDVKILERAKAFVGSDLAIEVITADELEQVDYRFGTVHVLDLDLLPADLPIGQVAPEAGHAAFKFLETAIELAKDHKIQAICTAPLNKEALHKGGHKYPGHTEILADLTGTTDYSMMLSAPNLKVIHVTTHVGIIDAVRSINPERVYHVIKLAHETLQKSGIAAPRIAVCGINPHAGENGLFGYGEEEEKVIPGVEKAQAEGIQVVGPLPADTLFFRTVRGDFDIVVAMYHDQGHGPVKVLGLDAGVNITVGLPIIRTSVDHGTAFDIAGQGIADEKSLMEAIRQAAELAPKV